One genomic region from Thunnus maccoyii chromosome 16, fThuMac1.1, whole genome shotgun sequence encodes:
- the LOC121880999 gene encoding ribonuclease inhibitor-like, with amino-acid sequence MGFHKGAALAHFYSRCTCCHLVTSSENTIWCCCSLSEVSCASLASALKSNPSHLRKLNLSENELQDSGVKFLCNFLESPHCRLDTLRLDCCCLSEISCASMASALKSNPCHLRELGISLNNLKSSLQLLLDLLHSPHYRLQIMCH; translated from the exons ATGGGGTTCCACAAGGGAGCTGCCTTGGCCCATTTTTATTCTCGCTGTACATGCTGCCacttggtgacatcatcagagaacACAAT CTGGTgttgctgcagtttgtcagaggtcagctgtgcttctctggcttcagctctgaagtccaacccctcccatctgagaaaGCTGAATCTGAGTGAAAACGAGcttcaggattcaggagtgaagtttctgtgtaattttctggagagtccacactgtagactggacactctgag attggattgctgctgtttgtcagagatcagctgtgcttcaaTGGCCTCAGCTCTTAAGTCCAACCCCTgccatctgagagagctggggATATCCCTCAACAACCTGAAGTCaagtctgcagctgctgttggATCTTCTGCACAGTCCACACTATAGACTGCAGATTATGTG cCATTGA